One Antarctobacter heliothermus DNA segment encodes these proteins:
- a CDS encoding RNA polymerase factor sigma-54, producing the protein MTLGFQLRTKQGQVFRLGQVVSVLQMSAGELDAHLEDAARDNPMLILRRRPMTTSGATDVLEMAAVAEAGSLYDHVSRALAGLLAEGGMMERVITALIEELEPSGWLGRATDEIAKSLGFPTRLVDAALQVVQKRVEPAGLFARNLEDCLRLQLEDRNALTDDMARVLSALSIVEAKGMAGLVAATGLDEEQVQDCLGRIRCLDPKPGSAFSNDPTLVREPDVRITPQGAGWDIDFLSAMQRDIQIVQLPRHGQTAETREALAKARALKQALEMRQSALRQVVRVLVDRQGAFFRLGAAAMEPLTMSDIAQATGFHLSTVSRVLNGLLIEGPNGIVAGRTLFGGTASSRTQVSKPYVQAKIRALLAKEDPKRPLSDRRVTALLQADGIAVSRRVVSSYRQEIGISPAAKRRRHA; encoded by the coding sequence ATGACGCTAGGGTTTCAACTGCGTACAAAACAAGGTCAGGTGTTCCGGTTGGGACAGGTGGTCAGCGTTCTGCAAATGTCGGCGGGCGAATTGGACGCGCATCTGGAAGACGCGGCGCGCGACAATCCGATGCTCATCTTGCGACGCAGGCCGATGACCACATCCGGTGCCACGGATGTGCTGGAAATGGCCGCCGTGGCAGAAGCGGGCAGTCTTTACGATCATGTCTCTCGAGCGTTGGCGGGCTTGCTTGCCGAGGGCGGAATGATGGAACGCGTTATCACCGCTCTGATAGAAGAACTTGAACCTTCGGGATGGTTGGGGCGCGCGACCGACGAGATCGCCAAGAGCCTTGGATTCCCGACCAGATTGGTAGACGCAGCGCTGCAGGTTGTCCAAAAACGGGTGGAACCGGCCGGGTTGTTTGCACGGAACCTTGAGGATTGCCTGCGTCTGCAACTCGAGGATCGAAATGCGCTGACCGATGACATGGCGCGTGTCTTGTCGGCCCTTTCGATCGTGGAGGCCAAGGGTATGGCGGGCCTTGTCGCGGCGACGGGACTGGACGAGGAACAGGTGCAGGACTGCCTTGGACGGATCCGCTGTCTTGATCCCAAACCGGGCAGCGCCTTTAGCAATGATCCCACCCTAGTGCGAGAGCCGGATGTTCGGATCACACCTCAAGGCGCGGGTTGGGACATCGACTTTCTGTCGGCCATGCAAAGAGACATCCAGATCGTCCAGCTGCCAAGACATGGCCAGACGGCAGAGACCCGCGAGGCCCTAGCCAAGGCGCGGGCGTTAAAGCAGGCGCTGGAGATGCGCCAATCGGCCTTGCGTCAAGTTGTGCGCGTATTGGTCGACCGTCAGGGGGCGTTTTTCCGCCTCGGTGCGGCGGCCATGGAACCGCTGACCATGTCGGACATTGCGCAGGCTACGGGGTTTCACCTCAGCACGGTCAGCCGTGTTCTCAACGGATTGTTGATCGAAGGGCCGAACGGGATTGTCGCTGGCCGAACGCTTTTTGGCGGCACGGCTTCGTCCCGGACGCAGGTGTCCAAACCTTATGTGCAGGCAAAAATCCGGGCGCTCCTTGCCAAGGAAGATCCGAAAAGACCGCTATCTGATCGGCGGGTGACGGCATTATTGCAGGCCGATGGCATTGCCGTCTCGCGGCGCGTGGTGTCCAGCTACCGTCAGGAAATCGGTATCTCGCCAGCTGCAAAACGCCGCCGCCACGCCTGA
- the bhcA gene encoding L-aspartate--glyoxylate aminotransferase BhcA, protein MSFQNPVFIPGPTNIPENLRKACDMPTIDHRSPLFGQILHPAREGVRKVLKSDSAEIFIFPSTGTGGWETALTNTLSAGDKVLSARNGMFSHRWIDMCQRHGLDVQIVETPWGEGLPADRYEEILTADKSHQIKVVLATHNETATGVKSDIAAVRRALDAAGHPALLFVDGVSSIGSMDFRFDEWGVDVAVTGSQKGFMLSAGLGIVGFSAKAMAATKTGTLPRTFFDVHDMAKGYANNAYPYTPAVGLLNGLNVACGMLLTEGLENVFARHNRIASGVRAAVAAWGLELCAANPSVWSDTVSAIRTPDGFNATDIVTHAAKKYGVAFGVGLGEVAGKVFRIGHLGSLTDVMMLSGIATAEMCMADLGLDITLGSGVAAAQDYYRNHGIAAQKDAA, encoded by the coding sequence ATGAGCTTTCAGAACCCCGTTTTCATCCCGGGTCCGACCAACATCCCGGAAAACCTCCGCAAGGCTTGTGACATGCCGACGATCGACCATCGCTCGCCGCTGTTCGGCCAGATCCTGCATCCGGCGCGAGAGGGCGTGCGTAAGGTTCTCAAGAGCGACAGCGCCGAGATCTTCATCTTTCCCTCGACCGGAACGGGTGGCTGGGAAACCGCGCTGACCAATACACTGTCGGCGGGTGACAAGGTGCTGTCGGCCCGCAATGGCATGTTCAGCCACCGCTGGATCGACATGTGTCAACGTCACGGGTTGGACGTGCAGATAGTCGAAACCCCATGGGGCGAGGGCCTGCCTGCCGACCGCTACGAGGAAATCCTGACCGCCGACAAGAGCCACCAGATCAAGGTCGTTTTGGCCACCCACAACGAAACCGCCACCGGCGTCAAATCCGATATCGCGGCGGTCCGCCGGGCGTTGGATGCGGCGGGCCACCCTGCCCTGCTGTTCGTTGACGGCGTGTCCTCGATCGGGTCAATGGATTTCCGTTTTGACGAATGGGGCGTCGACGTTGCCGTGACCGGCTCACAAAAAGGGTTCATGCTGTCTGCCGGTCTGGGCATCGTCGGTTTCAGCGCCAAGGCGATGGCGGCCACCAAGACAGGCACCCTCCCGCGCACCTTTTTTGACGTGCATGACATGGCCAAGGGCTATGCCAACAACGCCTACCCCTACACGCCCGCCGTCGGCTTGCTGAACGGATTGAATGTCGCATGTGGGATGCTGCTGACCGAGGGGCTGGAGAATGTCTTTGCCCGTCACAACCGGATCGCATCGGGTGTGCGCGCCGCCGTCGCGGCCTGGGGACTGGAGCTGTGTGCCGCCAATCCGTCAGTCTGGTCCGACACGGTCAGCGCGATCCGGACGCCGGACGGCTTTAACGCCACCGACATCGTCACCCACGCCGCCAAAAAATACGGCGTCGCCTTTGGTGTCGGTCTGGGTGAGGTCGCGGGCAAGGTGTTCCGCATCGGCCACCTTGGCAGCCTGACGGACGTCATGATGCTGTCCGGCATTGCCACGGCGGAGATGTGCATGGCCGACCTTGGTCTGGACATCACGTTGGGCTCTGGCGTCGCTGCGGCACAGGACTACTATCGCAATCACGG
- a CDS encoding aromatic/alkene/methane monooxygenase hydroxylase/oxygenase subunit alpha: MTLTLNKITSQRGISIGEATKKISDLGWNPSYVQEASTYPTDYKITKAPRDPMKQVLRSYFPMEEEKDNRVYGALDAALRGDMFRNVEPRWIEWMKLFLAIIPFPEISAARSMAMVARLSPGEDLRTGFTMQMVDEFRHSTIQMNLKKWYMENYIDPAGFDITEEAFGKCYATTIGRQFGEGFITGDTMTAACMYLTVVAETAFTNTLFVAMPSEAARNGDYALPTVFLSVQSDESRHIGNGHSLLMAALKEPENHLLLERDLRYAFWQNHAIVDAAIGTFIEYGTTNRDKDKESYAEMWHRWIFEDYYRTYMLPLEKYGVKIHHDDVQEAWKRITEKNYVHKVAQFFSVGWPVNFWRIEAQTEKDFEWFENKYPGWYAEFGEYWKWYAKLSKPGETVMTFNQDTGYVYPHRCWSCLVPCLIREDMVVDEIDGQLHTFAHELDRWTAVEAFADEYQGRPTPAMGKFSGKREWESVYDGWDLADAIKDLNFVRDDGETLVPQPHLRFDDKDMWKLEHVRGHTLRSPLNMLRGMNETDRAAHIAEYQAGFTINPCN, translated from the coding sequence ATGACTTTGACGCTTAACAAGATCACGTCTCAACGTGGTATCTCGATCGGGGAGGCAACCAAGAAGATTTCGGATCTCGGCTGGAATCCTTCCTATGTTCAGGAGGCCAGCACCTACCCGACGGACTACAAGATCACCAAGGCCCCGCGCGACCCGATGAAGCAGGTCCTGCGGTCCTATTTCCCGATGGAAGAGGAGAAGGATAACCGGGTTTACGGCGCGCTTGATGCGGCGCTGCGCGGCGACATGTTCCGCAACGTGGAGCCCCGCTGGATCGAGTGGATGAAGCTGTTCCTGGCGATCATCCCGTTCCCGGAAATCTCGGCTGCGCGCTCGATGGCCATGGTGGCACGCTTGTCACCGGGCGAAGACCTGCGCACCGGGTTTACCATGCAGATGGTCGACGAATTCCGCCACTCCACGATTCAGATGAACCTGAAAAAGTGGTACATGGAAAACTACATCGACCCGGCTGGTTTCGACATCACCGAAGAGGCGTTCGGCAAGTGTTACGCCACCACCATCGGCCGCCAGTTCGGCGAGGGGTTCATCACCGGCGATACCATGACCGCCGCCTGCATGTACCTGACGGTGGTTGCGGAAACCGCGTTCACCAACACGCTGTTTGTGGCAATGCCGTCTGAGGCTGCGCGCAACGGTGACTACGCCCTGCCGACCGTGTTCTTGTCGGTTCAGTCGGACGAAAGCCGCCACATCGGCAATGGTCACTCCCTGCTGATGGCTGCTTTGAAAGAGCCGGAAAATCACCTGCTGCTGGAACGCGACCTGCGCTATGCCTTCTGGCAGAACCACGCCATCGTCGACGCCGCCATCGGGACGTTTATCGAATACGGCACCACCAACCGCGACAAGGACAAAGAGTCCTATGCCGAGATGTGGCACCGGTGGATTTTCGAAGACTACTACCGGACCTACATGCTGCCGCTCGAAAAATACGGCGTAAAGATCCACCACGACGACGTTCAAGAAGCGTGGAAGCGGATCACTGAAAAGAACTACGTCCACAAGGTCGCTCAGTTCTTCTCGGTTGGCTGGCCGGTGAACTTCTGGCGGATCGAAGCCCAGACCGAAAAAGATTTCGAATGGTTCGAAAACAAGTACCCGGGCTGGTATGCGGAATTTGGCGAATACTGGAAGTGGTATGCCAAACTGTCCAAGCCGGGCGAGACGGTCATGACCTTTAACCAGGATACTGGTTACGTCTATCCGCACCGCTGCTGGTCGTGCCTTGTGCCCTGCCTCATCCGCGAGGACATGGTGGTCGACGAAATCGACGGTCAGCTGCACACATTCGCGCACGAACTGGACCGCTGGACCGCCGTCGAGGCCTTTGCTGACGAATACCAGGGTCGTCCGACCCCGGCGATGGGCAAGTTCTCGGGCAAGCGCGAATGGGAAAGCGTCTACGACGGCTGGGATCTGGCGGATGCCATCAAGGATCTCAACTTTGTCCGCGACGACGGCGAAACCCTGGTGCCGCAACCGCACCTGCGGTTCGACGACAAGGACATGTGGAAGCTGGAGCACGTCCGTGGCCACACTCTGCGGTCGCCGTTGAACATGCTGCGCGGCATGAATGAAACCGACCGCGCGGCGCATATCGCCGAGTATCAGGCCGGATTCACCATCAATCCCTGCAACTGA
- a CDS encoding GNAT family N-acetyltransferase — translation MDDFPEFLEQDDLTLRLPTDADLPEIARQLSDQRTARWLATVAHPVDPEQARALLIHGQHPGEAFRLIERENRVVGALCLGASLWYWLDPDHWRQGIMHRALSLAIRTRFARPAPPLIATCHEDNDASRALLARLGFAPYPVGRRMFFQGTQTAEPCRDYLLAPEQWHLLHPPEIAAGPALLRPARQTDAAALVHMLPGTGAGPWPAAEALTAFIETHRYRGRPEGLFVIVDNNRRSIGMALESHGRTALLFLSAEDETRHRTRIEASLATQWPAPI, via the coding sequence ATGGACGATTTCCCCGAATTTCTGGAACAAGACGATCTGACGTTGCGGTTGCCGACCGATGCGGATCTGCCCGAAATCGCACGCCAGTTGAGCGACCAGCGCACGGCCCGCTGGCTGGCCACCGTGGCGCATCCGGTCGATCCCGAACAGGCCCGCGCCCTGCTGATCCACGGCCAACATCCCGGCGAGGCGTTCCGCCTGATCGAGCGGGAAAACCGCGTGGTCGGCGCGCTGTGTCTGGGTGCCTCGTTATGGTACTGGCTGGACCCGGATCATTGGCGGCAGGGCATTATGCACCGCGCACTCAGTTTGGCGATCCGCACCCGGTTTGCGCGACCGGCCCCGCCGCTTATCGCCACCTGCCACGAAGACAATGATGCCTCCCGCGCGCTGTTGGCACGGTTGGGGTTTGCGCCCTACCCGGTCGGCAGGCGCATGTTTTTTCAAGGCACGCAGACAGCGGAACCCTGCCGTGATTATCTGTTGGCCCCCGAACAGTGGCACCTACTGCACCCGCCCGAAATCGCGGCCGGTCCGGCTCTGCTGCGTCCAGCGCGGCAGACAGATGCGGCCGCGCTGGTCCACATGCTGCCCGGCACCGGGGCCGGTCCCTGGCCTGCGGCAGAGGCCTTGACGGCCTTTATCGAAACCCATCGCTACCGTGGCCGCCCTGAGGGGCTATTCGTGATCGTGGACAACAATCGCCGCAGCATCGGCATGGCGTTGGAAAGTCATGGTCGCACCGCGCTGCTTTTCTTGTCTGCCGAGGATGAGACCCGCCATCGCACCCGGATCGAGGCGTCCCTTGCCACCCAATGGCCGGCCCCTATCTAG
- the bhcR gene encoding HTH-type transcriptional regulator BhcR: MDSQGNDAGPRRKARGRPRGWEDKTAQNTIKSLDRAMEVFEYLSEAQGKPLTLLADEMSQSPATVYRILVTLEGRGLVEFDPEEQLWHIGPQAFVIGARFLRRTSLVDRARPIMRKLMEATGETANLGIEKEGAVLFLSQVETHANIRAFFPPGTLSPMHASGIGKALLAHMDEDRLDRHLAMSELIAFTECTLADPEALKADLRTVKAQGYSVDNEEKNSGMRCIAAPVFDMNQEAVAGISVSGPTSRVSEAHIERLSRPVMEAARHLTFAIGGAVAAPPT, from the coding sequence ATGGATTCTCAAGGTAATGACGCGGGACCACGCCGCAAGGCGCGCGGCAGGCCCCGGGGTTGGGAGGACAAGACCGCCCAGAACACGATTAAATCTCTGGATCGGGCGATGGAGGTGTTCGAGTATCTGAGCGAAGCTCAGGGCAAACCGCTGACCCTGCTTGCAGATGAAATGAGCCAGTCGCCCGCCACGGTCTACCGCATCCTTGTCACACTGGAGGGGCGCGGACTGGTCGAGTTCGATCCCGAGGAACAGCTGTGGCATATCGGGCCACAAGCCTTTGTCATCGGTGCACGGTTCCTGCGGCGCACCTCGCTGGTGGATCGCGCGCGCCCGATCATGCGTAAATTGATGGAGGCGACCGGAGAGACCGCCAACCTTGGCATCGAAAAGGAGGGGGCGGTGCTGTTCCTCAGCCAGGTCGAGACGCACGCCAACATTCGCGCCTTTTTTCCGCCGGGAACCCTGTCACCGATGCATGCGTCGGGCATCGGAAAGGCTCTGCTGGCCCATATGGATGAGGATCGGTTGGACCGGCATCTGGCCATGTCCGAACTGATCGCTTTCACCGAATGCACGCTGGCCGATCCCGAGGCGCTGAAGGCGGATTTGCGGACAGTGAAAGCACAGGGATATTCCGTCGACAACGAGGAAAAGAACTCTGGGATGCGGTGCATCGCGGCCCCTGTGTTCGACATGAACCAAGAGGCGGTGGCGGGGATCTCGGTGTCCGGGCCAACCAGTCGGGTCAGCGAGGCACATATCGAACGGCTAAGCCGCCCCGTGATGGAGGCGGCTCGGCACTTGACCTTTGCAATCGGGGGGGCGGTTGCGGCACCCCCGACCTGA
- a CDS encoding sigma-54-dependent Fis family transcriptional regulator, whose product MTTRSTFVQTRETLSTGSALASVAIRQEISASWQRCLQSGLDPCGMPEDAAVSNQSLRIARQARERLMRLVRPELELLSAQIAGANFMCAFADETGVVLDTIMDADFSEGPCGRSIRPGSIWLEEKRGTNALGLALLSGRSSMVMGGEHFFSCHGGVSCVAAPIMASDGRIVGLLDASSEVTERQYHTQALVTLAATNIENRLFAEAHQDDYIVQFHQRAEYLATQSVGLIGIDEGGRITGANRMSARLLDGEHLATASLFSDLFRGDVQAVLRTLARGETVQLWDRSNAGFFARLHPGSLQPQVARGWRLRDVPAARRVAPQTGAIVLDDDMVRECARVAKRAVSLGQAVCIRGLSGTGKTRLAEAVHRHVHGEGTLIAVDCNSLGPAAQGIAAVHALLQGYVTPDLMAESGGTLVLENIASLEDLGTDAFAGLLTTLRHAITERQWCVLATDRTDSEKVDWHPRAIGELRMLTVELPSLAARTDFPKIARSMLAELSPDHRLSAKAIKALGKIDRRDNLNDLRHHLQVLAAQCPAGVLRDVHVARFLTIQDAADQVCPRCDGTSIRRQRCLEIRRMYRVCQCNVALTARRLGVSRNTVYTHLKD is encoded by the coding sequence ATGACGACCAGATCGACATTCGTGCAGACGCGCGAGACGTTGAGCACGGGCAGTGCTCTGGCGTCTGTCGCCATTCGGCAAGAGATTTCCGCAAGCTGGCAAAGGTGCTTGCAAAGTGGTCTGGACCCTTGCGGCATGCCCGAGGATGCGGCGGTGTCCAATCAGTCGCTCAGGATTGCCCGGCAGGCGCGAGAGCGTCTGATGCGACTTGTCCGCCCAGAGCTGGAACTACTGAGTGCGCAGATCGCCGGGGCCAATTTTATGTGTGCCTTTGCCGATGAGACCGGTGTCGTGCTGGACACGATTATGGACGCGGACTTTAGCGAAGGCCCGTGCGGACGCTCTATCCGTCCGGGATCGATCTGGCTTGAGGAAAAGCGCGGCACCAATGCTCTTGGGTTGGCGCTGTTGTCTGGACGGTCCAGCATGGTGATGGGTGGAGAGCATTTCTTTTCGTGCCATGGTGGGGTGTCTTGTGTCGCCGCGCCAATCATGGCCTCGGATGGCCGGATCGTCGGGCTGCTGGACGCGTCGTCAGAGGTGACGGAGCGGCAGTATCACACTCAGGCACTGGTCACTCTGGCAGCCACGAACATCGAAAACCGGCTATTTGCCGAGGCACATCAGGACGATTACATCGTCCAGTTTCACCAGCGTGCGGAATACCTAGCCACGCAAAGCGTTGGTTTGATCGGCATCGATGAGGGCGGGAGGATCACCGGGGCGAACCGCATGTCAGCAAGACTGTTGGACGGAGAGCATCTTGCCACGGCCAGTCTGTTCAGTGACTTGTTTCGGGGCGATGTGCAGGCCGTCCTGCGCACCTTGGCCCGAGGGGAAACCGTGCAGCTGTGGGATCGGTCGAATGCCGGGTTTTTCGCGCGCCTACACCCGGGATCATTGCAGCCGCAGGTGGCGCGTGGGTGGCGCTTGCGGGACGTTCCGGCGGCCAGGCGGGTTGCCCCGCAGACGGGGGCTATCGTTCTGGACGACGATATGGTGCGTGAATGCGCGCGTGTGGCCAAGCGGGCCGTGTCGTTGGGGCAGGCGGTCTGCATCCGGGGACTGTCGGGCACCGGCAAGACCCGGCTGGCAGAGGCGGTGCATCGTCATGTCCATGGGGAGGGCACCCTGATCGCGGTCGACTGCAACAGCCTGGGCCCTGCAGCGCAAGGCATTGCGGCGGTCCACGCGCTCTTACAGGGGTATGTGACCCCCGATCTGATGGCAGAGTCCGGCGGGACGCTGGTGCTCGAGAATATCGCGAGTTTGGAGGATCTGGGGACGGATGCCTTTGCCGGTCTTCTTACTACCCTGCGCCACGCAATCACGGAACGCCAATGGTGTGTTCTGGCGACGGATCGGACCGATTCCGAAAAGGTGGACTGGCATCCAAGGGCGATTGGCGAATTGCGGATGTTGACCGTCGAACTGCCCAGCCTTGCGGCGCGCACGGACTTTCCCAAGATTGCCCGCAGCATGCTGGCAGAATTGTCACCGGACCACCGGCTTTCAGCGAAAGCCATCAAGGCGCTTGGCAAAATAGACCGGCGGGACAATCTGAACGACTTGCGGCACCACCTTCAGGTTCTGGCTGCGCAGTGTCCTGCCGGGGTGCTGCGCGATGTGCATGTTGCCCGATTTCTGACGATTCAGGACGCCGCGGATCAAGTCTGCCCGCGTTGCGACGGTACGTCCATTCGCAGGCAACGCTGTCTTGAGATTCGTCGCATGTACCGGGTCTGCCAGTGCAACGTGGCGCTGACGGCGCGGCGGCTGGGCGTGTCGCGCAACACGGTCTACACCCATCTGAAAGACTAG
- a CDS encoding WD40 repeat domain-containing protein produces the protein MTMHKPPQAMTLFDLIARTWVLDTDVRHVLFNGAGTSVVAVLGDGRMAFFSVNDAEHPESRVRVEADTGRPSIRPRTKPLPLPVISEEPVARPDVQLCRLGEQGFAFSHADSGALWRATGRGQTLRVSAAPIDAVTALAAAPRNGRILMASGKVLVLAVAEGGAEICNATLPHEVSRIVVSPDGRMAGCWGGGQVSLVSTEDLSVRKTVDCDGQVSDMAWSPCARWLVAGCEDKAMVLVDAQAGTSDRIVDFPAAVRTVGFSDKARAMVASGAFRVVGWDLPDLPFGEHEGTPIETGKPGLTIVDRIAVHPKRDLCAVSYVNGLVMICRIGHPDEMLLREGTGAAVNALAWSDDGAHLAIAGEDGSLSITTFPKNMFK, from the coding sequence ATGACAATGCACAAGCCGCCGCAGGCGATGACGCTGTTTGATCTGATTGCCCGGACATGGGTTCTGGATACGGATGTGCGCCATGTTCTTTTCAATGGCGCGGGAACCTCTGTGGTCGCGGTGTTGGGCGATGGCCGCATGGCCTTTTTCTCTGTCAATGACGCCGAACATCCCGAAAGCCGTGTCCGGGTAGAGGCCGACACCGGACGTCCCAGTATCCGCCCCCGGACCAAGCCGCTGCCATTGCCGGTGATCAGCGAAGAGCCTGTTGCGCGGCCTGATGTCCAGCTTTGTCGGCTTGGCGAACAGGGATTTGCCTTTTCTCACGCCGATAGCGGTGCCTTGTGGCGGGCCACGGGGCGTGGGCAGACCCTGCGCGTCTCAGCCGCGCCGATCGATGCCGTTACGGCGCTGGCCGCCGCGCCGCGCAATGGCCGCATATTGATGGCCAGTGGCAAGGTGCTGGTGCTGGCCGTTGCCGAAGGCGGCGCAGAGATTTGCAACGCAACCCTGCCGCACGAAGTCTCGCGGATCGTTGTCTCGCCGGATGGACGTATGGCAGGATGTTGGGGCGGCGGGCAGGTTAGCCTAGTGTCGACCGAAGATCTCAGCGTGCGCAAAACCGTCGACTGTGACGGTCAGGTGAGCGATATGGCGTGGTCGCCCTGTGCGCGCTGGCTGGTGGCTGGCTGTGAGGACAAGGCCATGGTGTTGGTCGATGCTCAAGCGGGTACCTCTGACCGGATTGTCGATTTCCCAGCCGCCGTCCGAACTGTGGGTTTTAGCGACAAGGCCAGGGCAATGGTCGCGTCGGGTGCGTTCCGGGTGGTGGGCTGGGATCTGCCCGACCTGCCATTTGGCGAGCACGAAGGCACACCGATTGAAACCGGCAAACCGGGTTTGACGATTGTCGACCGGATTGCGGTGCACCCCAAGCGGGATCTTTGCGCCGTCAGTTATGTGAACGGGCTGGTGATGATCTGCCGGATCGGCCACCCGGATGAGATGCTCTTGCGCGAAGGTACGGGCGCTGCGGTCAATGCGCTGGCCTGGTCCGACGATGGTGCGCATCTGGCGATCGCGGGGGAGGACGGATCGCTTTCGATCACGACGTTCCCCAAGAACATGTTCAAGTAA
- a CDS encoding bifunctional allantoicase/(S)-ureidoglycine aminohydrolase produces the protein MSTKYYAPHGGHPGQDQLLTDRAVFTEAYAVIPKGTMRDIVTSFLPFWDLTRLWVISRPLSGFAETFSQYIMEVQPGGGSDHPEADPEAEGVLFVVEGTATLRVNGQTHKLTPGGYAYLPPSSGWTLRNDGPETLRFHWVRKAYEPVGGLDTPDVLILNEQDIAPTVMPGTDGKWATTRFVDPSDLRHDMHVTVVTFEPGAVIPFLETHVMEHGLYVLEGKAVYRLNNDWVEVEAGDYMWLRAFCPQACYAGGPGRFRYLLYKDVNRHMPLRLGRR, from the coding sequence ATGAGCACCAAGTACTATGCCCCACACGGAGGCCATCCCGGCCAGGACCAATTGCTGACCGACCGCGCAGTGTTCACAGAGGCGTATGCAGTGATCCCCAAAGGCACGATGCGCGATATCGTGACCAGCTTTTTGCCGTTCTGGGATCTAACCCGGCTTTGGGTCATCTCACGCCCGCTCAGCGGCTTTGCCGAAACCTTTTCGCAGTACATCATGGAAGTGCAACCCGGTGGCGGGTCCGATCACCCAGAGGCGGACCCAGAGGCCGAAGGCGTTTTGTTTGTGGTCGAGGGCACCGCCACACTGCGTGTCAATGGCCAGACCCATAAACTGACACCGGGCGGTTATGCCTATCTGCCGCCTTCCAGCGGCTGGACACTGCGCAACGACGGCCCGGAAACCCTGCGGTTTCATTGGGTGCGCAAAGCCTATGAGCCGGTCGGGGGGTTGGATACCCCCGATGTGCTGATCCTGAATGAGCAGGACATCGCGCCGACCGTAATGCCCGGAACAGACGGCAAATGGGCGACAACCCGTTTTGTCGACCCGTCCGATCTGCGCCATGATATGCACGTCACCGTGGTCACGTTCGAGCCGGGGGCCGTGATCCCGTTTCTGGAAACCCATGTCATGGAACACGGGCTGTATGTGCTGGAGGGCAAGGCGGTCTACCGGCTGAACAACGACTGGGTCGAGGTCGAAGCAGGGGATTACATGTGGCTGCGCGCCTTCTGCCCGCAGGCTTGTTACGCGGGCGGTCCCGGTCGGTTCCGTTATCTGCTGTACAAGGACGTGAACCGGCACATGCCCTTGCGACTTGGCCGCAGATAG